From Arachis hypogaea cultivar Tifrunner chromosome 3, arahy.Tifrunner.gnm2.J5K5, whole genome shotgun sequence:
TGAGGACCCTTTCTCCCTAAGTGGAGATTCCGTTGTCTTGGAAGAAATTTGAGAGTAATATTCAGCGAGACTACCTTTCTTAAGCAGTATTTTGTTtgtcttttcctttcttggttgTTGTTTGTTTTCTTTCTAATCACTGAAAAAAACttatgaaaatatataaatatatagttttattatattaaaaaaatacaataatgtagacttaaatttatatgttttattttatttaaaaattcatatttactatatttatttttttaattacatatatatagttttatttgtaaatatatttaatatctttgacttttattcattatatattttaatttatttttttaattattgtccgGCTAGTCAGTTTTCGGATGATTCGGGGATGTCTTCTGAGTGTGAAGGCGGGTCCCAACCTTGGTCTGGATCTGGGGCGTGTGAGGCGTGAGTTCTGACTTCCCGAGCTCTTCGTGAGatgaggggggtgccacctgcaaggacactctgaCGCTCAAGTTAGAAAAATATGCAGGTGGTATGAGAGTAAAGGTTATGATGACGTACCTTAGGGGAGGTGTAGGACCCTCCCTTATATACCCTGTCAGTAGGGCGGACCCTACATGGGGGGCCTCCTTCCAGGAAGCTTCTTTCCCTATAGCTGTCATGTAGCTGGCAGCGGGGGCGCGTGTCCGGGTCGTAAGGCCGGACGGGTTGTGCGCGCAGATCTGATTGCATAGATCGGGTTACCCGTAGGCCGGGTCGACCACCCCACCAGCTGGGctgggccgtaacagtgcccccaacgcgccagcTATGGCCGTGAGCGCCGTTGGTGGCgcgttttgttttctctttcacgTGTCGTCGTCTGGTTGGTCGTCCGTATGGAGGACGCGCCTTCCAAAGGCGTGTGTGCCTGTTCGTTACTAGGCAACGTTTTTTGTCATCTCGTTCCTCGTGCCGAGCATTTAATGCTGTTAATGGGCAATTCAAAATCCCGCGagaaaagactattttacccctGCCCTTCGCGCTTCTTAGAGTtggtttctttttagttttcctttGGTTTCATTTTAGTTTCATTGTATTGCCGCTGCGTTTCCTTTGCTTTCTCCATTCTCTCCCCAAAATCTTCACTGCAAGCCCCTGCTTTGTCCAGATCTTTCTTAGTTTTTCGATCCTCCCTGATCATCGCCATTACCCTGGTAAGCTCCATATTCTTTTCTCTAGTATTAGTGTAGAGTTGTTTATTTTCGTCGTTCATCTTCCTGATTTTGCATGTGCATTGCACTCTtgatttgaattgcatgtttgcTGGCGTTTTAGCATTAGGAAAATACTATAGGGGGTTACCATTCTAGGATTTTGCTTTTCTGGACTTGCTCTTGGCTGTAGATTTATACATTGTTTTATAGTTGTTGAATAGGTGAATTATAGTTTCTGGTATTATTACCGGCTTCCCGGCTTCTTAGACTAATATTAGGTGgtgccccactgtaggtatgaCCCAGCGTTCTGTCGTGAGGGTCGTGAGACTGGCGCCCTATGACCGATATGCTTGGGTGATTTCAGATGTGAAGGAAACCCCAAACCAAATGTCCCTGGAGGAACTTGACAAGTTCCGACGGGCCGATTGTCTTTGCGGAGGAACTGACGAGGAGGCTAATTATGCAGCTTTCGTTCCCGCCGACAACGAACGAATATTCCAACTAAATATGCACTCTCCCCAGGTCCCCGATTGGATGTGGTTGTATAAGGCCATGTTCACCCGCCTGGGAGTTCGCCTCCCCTTCTCCCCTTTTCAAATGGTGTTACTTAACTGTTGTGACGTGGCGCTGTCCCAattgcatccgaacagttgggcctcaattcgctgtttcgagatggtgtgtGAGTATCTTGAGCTGCCAGTCTCCGTTGaagtgtttctttttctttttactctaACAAATCCTTTGAAAGAGGGGAAGGCTAAAAAGGGCTTCATGTCCTTCCGGGTGGCCCAAGGCCAAAGAATCTTCGGCATATTCGAAGATTCTTATCATGGTTTTAAGGATAAGTATTTCAAAGTTCGCCTGGCGGAAGGTCGGCACCCCTTTTGGTTGACGTTAGAAGAGGAACGTCGCATACCGACTTACTAGAGTTTTGGGGCGAGAGCTAACGCCTTTACCAAAATAACGTATAAGGGATTATCTCTTGAGAATAAGAGGGTTGCCGACGTATTGTTGGCTGTTTTGGGGAAGAATCTTGTTAACCCTCATCTCCTTATGGGTGATCGGGACATGGCTAGGAATTATATATGTGAGTAGCCGTCTAGTAATTTTCCTGTGTTTACCCTTACCCTTATTTATCCGGCCAATTTGACGACTAACAGGTTTCCGTATCTTGTTACAGTGTCAATGTCTGCCGAGGTAACAGGACTTGATACCTTGTTCAATACTTTCTTGGCTGATGGCAGTGATGATGACTCCGCTACCCCTGCCCAGGGAGTGCCGGCTAACGACGTCATTGAGCCTGAGGTCCAGTCCCAACCTACCCAGGAGGAAGGGCCCAGAACCAGCGCCGCTTCGGGTCCTCAGTAGGAGGCAGGGACTGGTTTGGGACCCCGACCAGAGGGGGACCCGGAGGCTGAGGAGGAGGGTGACAATCCAAGGAAAAAGAAGTCGTCTTCTAGTCTTGAAGTTAAGGTGTTGGTTGAcaatccaagaaaaaagaggcCGTCTTCCAGTCTTGAGGGGGTTCTCATCGTTATGGAGAAGAACTTTGATGCCGGAAACTTTATCGATTCCCAGCTGCTTCCCGGCATGGAGGACTTCTTTTACGGTGGGACCTCGCTTCGCAAGCGAGATGGATGTACCGCACTTTGCTCCGAAGAGCCGCTATAGCGAGGAAGGCGGGAACGCGGTCTTTGGAAACGAAACTTGAGTCCTTTGTCAAGGCCAACACCAAGTATAGAGATAAGGTGAAGTTGCTTCGGGAGCAACTTGCTGCTGCCAAGGAGAGGGCCAAGACAGCCGAGGAGAAGGTCAAGGTTGCTGAGGAGGAAGTCAAGATTGCTAAAGAAAAGGTCAAGATCGCTGACGCCTCTGTGGCGCGTCTTACCGAGTGAGAGCTCACCCTAAAAAGTCAACTTAACACTGCTCAGGGTCGGGTGGTCGTGCTAGAGAAGGAACGCGATGAGGCTCTCTCGTCGGCCAAGGCGGCCCAGGGTGAAGCTACTGAATTTAAGAAGTACAAAGACACTGTGAAGCAGGGTAAGAACGCTATCTTGATGACCGAGGAGGCCCTCAAAGCTCAAGTAAAGCTGTTGGCTCCCGATTTTGACACCTCAGCTGTTGGCGTTTTCAAGACTATTAGGGATGGCATGATCGTTGATATGCCGAAGAAGTGACTTGTGTTCTTGTAACTTGTTTGTTTTTGTAACTTTTGTAAACTTTGTAATCCTTTTGAACAGTTTGAATCTGTTTGCCGCCTGATCGGCATGTGACAAACCGCTTGTTTCCCGCCTTGTCGGCGCTTAAGTATCTTTATGTTCTTTTACCGTTTTGTTGGTATTAACTGTTTGCTTGTGAACGTTTTACCGTCTTGCCGGTAATTAGTGAAGCCAGGTTGTGGCTTTTATCATTTCAACAGTCGCATATTATGGCGTTCGTTACTTTCGtggttcccggggtgatcagtcccaggGCACCGTGTTGTTATGAAATTGCTTACTCGTCATGGTAgcttaattaataataatgaatGGGAAAAGGAGATGACAAGTAGTAGATAAATAGTAGTGGTAAATGGTCCAAATATAAAATGATAGCAAATATATGACAAGGACAAATAATCCATCATAAAGTAATGTCGTACTAAGTAGGCTGGAACGGCAGGTTGGTTGTCCGGTCGGTGGGTTTGGCCTAGGAATAGAATCTTCTCAAATTGCCCGCGTTCCATGTTCTCGAGACTTCTTTGCCGTCCAGCCGTTCCAACTTGTAGGCCCCATTGCCGATCATCTCTTTTACTCTATATGGGCTTTCCCAGTTTGCCATCAGCTTTCCTTCCCCTGGTGTCGGGAGCCCAATATCATTGCGCCTTAGGACCAGGTCATCCTGTTCAAACTCTCTTTTGAGCACATTCGCATTGTAGCGCAGGGCCATTCTTTGCTTTAACGCCGTTTCTGATAAATGGGCCATCTCCCTGGCCTCGTCTATCAAATCCTTTTCTACGGCTTCCCCAACCCCTCCTAAGAGTAGCCGTGGGCTCGGCTCACCAATCTCCACAGGTATTATTGCCTCTACCCCATATGTGAGTCGGAAGAGGGTCTCCCCAGTAAAAAACTGCTGAGTTGTGCGGTAGGACCAGAGGACTGACGCTAACTCGTCTGCCCATGCTTCCTTTTTCTGGTCAAGTCGCTTTTTGAGGCCTTGTAGGATAACCTTGTTCGCAGCCTCAACTTgaccattagtttggggatgttCCATTGATGAGAACTTTTGCTTTATACCCAAGCCGACAAGGAACTCTCCGAACTTCTTATCAGCGAACTGCGTCCCATTATCCGAGATGACGACTTCCGGGATTCCAAACCTGGCTATTACctgtctccacatgaacttcTGACAGTTTGCCGAGGATATACTAGCTAACGGCTCGGCCTCTACCCACTCTGTATAATAGTCAATGGCCACTATTAGGTACTTGACCTGCCCTGGCCCGATCGGGAAGGGTCCTAACAGGTCGATTCTTCATTGCGAGCAAGGTTGGGAAACCGTTAGTAGGCTCAAGTCGGCTGCTGGTgctttgtggaagttggcattCTCATGGCATCTTCTGCACTTTTTCATGAATTCTTTAGAATCCGCCATCATAGAGGGCCAGTAATAACCGGCTCTGACGAGCTTTTTGGCTAAGGCCTTCCCTCCGATGTGGTGACCACAACATCCTTCGTGGACTTTTCTGAACACGTAGTTTGTTTGGTCGGGACGCAGGCACTTCAACAGGGGTTGGTTAAGGCCATTCTTAAACAACTAGCCTTTTATGATTGCGTACTTGGCCGCTTCTCGCCTTGTGGCCTTTGCCGATTTCTCGTCACTAGGAAGTTTACCGCTTTCTAAGAAATCGGTGATTGGGTCCATCCAGGAGGGATCTTCCTGGGATAAATGCAAGGTCACAGCCGGTTCTTTTACCAAACCTTGAATGAGAGATCGGTTCCCCGTTCCTGGCTTTGTGCTCGCCAGTTTTGACAGGACGTCTGCCCGTGTGTTTCTCTCTCTGGGTACATACTGCACCGTGACTTCTTCGAATTGCTTGCTCAACTCCTTGACTTTCTCCAAATACTTCTGCAATAGCGAATCTCTGGCCTGGTACGTCCCATTGATCTGCGAGGTCACGACTTGCGAGTCACTACATATTTCTAATCTGGTGGCTCCGACCTCTCTTGCTAGGACTAAGCCGCCCAACAAGACCTCGTATTCGGCCTGATTGTTTGACACCGGAAATTCAAACTTGACTGACTGCTCATATACGAATCCAGTTGGATTTTCCAGGATGATCCCTGCTCCTCCAGATGTTTGGTTGGATGCTCCGTCCACATGGAGTTTCCACCATGTGTTCAGTGTCTCGGTAGGGTTTCCTGTTACTTCTACTAGAAAATCAGCCATAGCTTGAGCTTTGATCGCATTCCTGGGTTCGTATTGCAAGTCGTATTGAGACAGCTCTAtagcccaggtcatcatccttccCGCCAGATCGGGTTTCTGGAGCACCTAGCGTATTGCCTGGTCCGTCCTCATGATTACCTGGTGTCCTTGAAAATATTGTCGCAGCCTACGGGAGAGGTCAGGAGTGCATATGCTAGCTTCTTCAGCTTATTGTACCTCAGCTCCGCTCCCTGTAATGTTTTACTTACAAAATACACTAGTTGTTGGACCTTTCCTTCTTCTCGTACCAAGACCGCCGCTAGC
This genomic window contains:
- the LOC140183654 gene encoding uncharacterized protein, which encodes MKKGIVFDWTPACEEAFKHFKEIISAPPILGKPKGKEALYLYLVITDEVLAAVLVREEGKVQQLVYFVSKTLQGAELRYNKLKKLAYALLTSPVGCDNIFKDTRNAIKAQAMADFLVEVTGNPTETLNTWWKLHVDGASNQTSGGAGIILENPTGFVYEQSVKFEFPVSNNQAEYEVLLGGLVLAREVGATRLEICSDSQVVTSQINGTYQARDSLLQKYLEKVKELSKQFEEVTVQYVPRERNTRADVLSKLASTKPGTGNRSLIQGLVKEPAVTLHLSQEDPSWMDPITDFLESGKLPSDEKSAKATRREAAKIDLLGPFPIGPGQVKYLIVAIDYYTEWVEAEPLASISSANCQKFMWRQVIARFGIPEVVISDNGTQFADKKFGEFLVGLGIKQKFSSMEHPQTNGQVEAANKVILQGLKKRLDQKKEAWADELASVLWSYRTTQQFFTGETLFRLTYGVEAIIPVEIGEPSPRLLLGGVGEAVEKDLIDEAREMAHLSETALKQRMALRYNANVLKREFEQDDLVLRRNDIGLPTPGEGKLMANWESPYRVKEMIGNGAYKLERLDGKEVSRTWNAGNLRRFYS